The proteins below come from a single Malus sylvestris chromosome 3, drMalSylv7.2, whole genome shotgun sequence genomic window:
- the LOC126614473 gene encoding F-box/kelch-repeat protein At3g06240-like has translation MNVRHVKVEYQLTESPNVLPSDIIINILSRLAVKSLCRFKCVSKPWRSLISDHDFVKVHFNKGFEYKDVMHQRRRLVFTGVENRSLYFSYLDEFINRDVYLNNRVNNVGDNGLVTATELAFVYNIEQDILVSLICYCNGLLLCQLHESKELHLVNPATRELKILPRTPKPYRYSSLCGFGYDHSTDEHKVVCGRININHGIEFCVYTLETNSWRVIRDNFNCFECTKVRGIHLNGELHWLMHKGEYEAESSVIVSLVLAKEEVREIQLSPEYSIENSPPIELGLFREWLCISHNVDADHDQTYNEFWVMKEHGVKESWTKMRVSIPYHKLSHSGFWTKTHDLMVIGERLLMYNFDDDENFWDLPIRGVDKVGIILIYLDSWFLFLEINRKGVRRRLRRSGNGE, from the exons ATGAACGTGAGGCACGTGAAGGTGGAGTACCAGCTCACAGAAAGCCCTAATGTCCTTCCATCAGATATCATAATCAACATTCTCTCAAGGCTAGCGGTTAAGTCCTTATGCCGGTTTAAGTGTGTGTCAAAGCCGTGGCGTTCTCTTATCTCCGACCATGATTTTGTTAAAGTACACTTCAACAAAGGCTTTGAGTATAAAGATGTGATGCACCAAAGACGAAGGCTCGTATTTACTGGTGTTGAAAATCGATCCCTCTACTTTTCGTACCTTGACGAGTTTATCAATCGTGATGTATATCTTAATAATCGCGTCAATAACGTCGGTGATAATGGTTTAGTGACGGCTACTGAGCTCGCCTTTGTTTACAACATAGAGCAAGATATTTTGGTTTCGTTAATTTGTTACTGCAATGGCTTATTGTTGTGCCAGTTACATGAAAGCAAGGAGTTACATTTGGTTAACCCCGCAACCAGGGAACTCAAGATACTACCAAGGACACCAAAACCATATCGCTATTCGAGCCTCTGTGGGTTCGGATATGATCACTCCACTGATGAACATAAGGTGGTCTGCGGGCGGATCAACATTAATCACGGAATCGAGTTTTGTGTCTATACATTAGAAACCAATTCGTGGCGGGTGATTCGCGACAACTTCAATTGTTTTGAATGTACTAAAGTACGCGGGATACATCTGAATGGCGAACTTCATTGGTTGATGCATAAGGGTGAATATGAAGCTGAGTCTTCCGTCATTGTATCTCTCGTCTTAGCAAAGGAGGAGGTTCGGGAAATTCAACTGTCTCCGGAATATTCCATCGAGAATAGCCCTCCAATCGAGCTAGGGCTATTCAGAGAATGGTTGTGCATATCACATAATGTCGACGCCGATCATGATCAAACGTACAATGAATTTTGGGTGATGAAGGAACATGGAGTTAAGGAGTCTTGGACCAAAATGAGAGTCTCCATCCCCTATCACAAATTGTCTCATTCtggcttttggaccaaaacTCATGATTTGATGGTAATTGGCGAAAGGTTACTAATGTACAATTTTGATGACGATGAAAACTTCTGGGATCTACCAATTCGTGGAGTTGACAAAGTTGGTATCATTTTGATCTACTTGGATAGCTGGTTTCTCTTTCTAGAAATCAATCGAAAAGGAGTTCGAAGAAGACTTCG GCGAAGTGGAAACGGAGAGTGA